The proteins below come from a single Oryzias latipes chromosome 14, ASM223467v1 genomic window:
- the cwc15 gene encoding spliceosome-associated protein CWC15 homolog, whose product MTTAARPTFEPARGGRGKGEGDLSALSKQYSSRDLPGHTKIKYRQPTQDAPEEVRARDFRRELEEKERVAAREKTRERGPREHTTSSSSSSSSSKRPRLDQIPAANLDADDPLTDDDEDENSDEDSDDDDTAALLAELEKIKKERAEEQERKEREQKAEEERIRMENILSGNPLINLAGQQQQQQQQQQQQQLVQSTFRVKRRWDDDVVFKNCAKGVDESRKEKRFVNDTLRSEFHKKFMEKYVK is encoded by the exons ATGACTACCGCAGCAAGACCAACGTTTGAGCCGGCGAGAGGAGGGAGAGGAAAAGGAGAAGGCGATCTGAGTGCCTTGTCCAAGCAATATTCCAGCCGAGATCTTCCAGGTCACACCAAGATCAAATACAG ACAGCCCACTCAGGATGCCCCCGAGGAGGTGCGTGCCCGTGATTTCCGTAGGGAACTGGAGGAGAAGGAGCGTGTAGCAGCACGTGAGAAGACCAGAGAGAGGGGACCAAGAG aacACACTacatcctcttcatcatcttcatcatcatcaaagaGGCCCAGGTTGGATCAGATTCCAGCTGCTAACCTTGATGCTGATGACCCTCTCACTGAT GATGACGAGGATGAGAACTCTGATGAAGATAGTGATGATGACGACACTGCAGCTCTGTTGGCTGAGCTTGAGAAGATAAAGAAGGAGCGAGCCGAAGAGCAAGAACGCAAA GAACGAGAGCAAAAAGCAGAAGAGGAGAGGATTCGAATGGAAAATATCTTAAGCGGAAATCCACTCATAAACTTGGCtggacaacaacaacagcagcagcagcagcaacaacagcagcagctggtccAGAGTACATTCAGGGTGAAGAGAAG GTGGGATGATGATGTTGTGTTCAAGAACTGTGCCAAAGGAGTGGACGAGTCCCGGAAGGAGAAACGCTTCGTTAATGACACGCTGCGCTCCGAGTTCCACAAGAAATTTATggaaaaatatgtcaaataa